In Diadema setosum chromosome 19, eeDiaSeto1, whole genome shotgun sequence, a genomic segment contains:
- the LOC140242766 gene encoding uncharacterized protein — translation MCLDTIPAQLRAMFPVDPVHVCSFSANDNASNFSATFRLKSRTPDSWQQWLLTFQEKTKVTWRIKTTMPAHGRSVIFKKQYRCQHGQQRTKRYTKFHPKNTDCTSTMTVTIRKTEFSRKRQSRSSDTHMPEWPTEVSITWTHNHASSIPASLKYRDVGEEAVKKLQELFEQGHSPQTALTTLHSDMQVDDPEGYITKSADRAVCPDLQFCYRLYHHIFKQNYKAGDVQGMIDAIEDRVIAPYNTEVGMKCAAMAKEDDHIIIAICTPMMRRVHTTRQSGEMVFVDSTGNVDRHGSRVFILLTHNSAGGLPLGVMITSSEQQSVIEKGLQLLSEVMPPDCFNGRGAAGPIVFMSDDSTAERMALGNVYPSSTLLLCTFHVLQAAWRWLWDSKHGIPKSARQALFQNIKRIMYASTPVEAATVFSNATEDPLTLRFPKYLDYLNALYERRPLWGLSLRSSLLVHGNNTNNYVEAAMRVLKDNILHSTKAFNIPQLVHFILSRLEPHYQRRLIAVANQRPMTSPRMRPTSCQKEDISKTGEMTYEVRSSDGSSTYLVDMSLGVCSCNAGLTGDACKHQAAIHFHLKVASDNFLPSTPEERATMLNIATGINATAFPADWFAPLQGQQDSPDDGTASDVNIGERQEIDPFLEETTDQPTECWNEPLEEPISTHDADTSQECANLALMFDTLKSKLQHDPETFKEPVNAMFRTFQKMTDSNIISAMFMFGKYGATNLAPRKFIGAPLKSHGPSIGVQPTAVARRKAAMGGRRHRTSGRPSKRAAVAEHDYSRTRTERVLGVHATKRSRVAAPHSLSHATSVNMALGETQSAQ, via the exons ATGTGTTTAGACACCATTCCTGCTCAGTTAAGG GCAATGTTTCCAGTTGACCCGGTACATGTCTGTTCCTTCAGTGCCAATGACAATGCCTCAAACTTTTCAGCCACATTTCGCCTGAAGTCAAGAACACCTGACAGCTGGCAGCAGTGGCTGCTTACTTTCCAAGAAAAGACAAAAGTAACATGGAGGATAAAGACAACCATGCCAGCACATGGAAGATCTGTAATTTTCAAG AAACAATACAGATGCCAACATGGACAGCAGAGGACAAAACGGTATACCAAGTTTCATCCTAAAAACACTGACTGTACATCTACCATGACAGTGACCATCAGAAAGACAGAGTTTTCGAGGAAAAGACAGAGTAG GAGCTCAGACACCCACATGCCGGAGTGGCCAACTGAAGTGAGTATCACTTGGACTCACAATCATGCGTCAAGCATCCCTGCCTCACTCAAGTACAGGGATGTTGGAGAGGAGGCAGTGAAGAAACTGCAAGAACTGTTTGAACAGGGGCATTCTCCTCAAACCGCCCTCACAACACTGCATAGTGATATGCAAGTCGATGACCCTGAGGGCTACATCACAAAGTCTGCGGATAGAGCTGTGTGCCCCGACCTCCAATTTTGTTATAG ACTGTACCACCATATCTTTAAGCAAAATTATAAAGCAGGGGATGTACAAGGGATGATTGACGCCATTGAAGATAGAGTCATCGCCCCATACAACACTGAGGTGGGAATGAAGTGTGCAGCCATGGCCAAAGAGGATGACCACATCATCATAGCCATTTGCACACCAATGATGAGAAGGGTGCATACGACAAGGCAGAGTGGAGAGATGGTGTTCGTAGATTCCACAG GTAATGTTGATCGACACGGTAGTCGAGTATTTATACTCCTAACACACAACAGTGCCGGTGGTCTACCTCTGGGCGTTATGATTACATCATCTGAGCAGCAGAGTGTGATAGAGAAGGGTTTGCAGCTCCTCTCTGAGGTGATGCCGCCTGATTGCTTCAACGGCCGAGGAGCAGCTGGGCCAATCGTCTTCATGAGCGATGACAGCACAGCAGAGCGGATGGCACTTGGGAATGTCTACCCCTCCTCCACCCTGCTACTGTGCACATTTCATGTGCTCCAGGCTGCATGGCGCTGGCTGTGGGACAGTAAACATGGAATTCCTAAATCTGCCAGACAAGCCCTCTTCCAGAACATCAAGCGCATCATGTATGCATCAACCCCTGTAGAAGCTGCCACAGTGTTCTCAAATGCTACTGAAGACCCTCTCACATTAAG ATTTCCTAAGTACCTTGACTACCTGAATGCACTGTATGAGAGGCGACCCCTGTGGGGACTGTCATTGAGATCATCACTTCTTGTCCATGGAAACAACACCAATAATTATGTCGAAGCTGCGATGAGGGTGCTGAAAGACAACATTCTCCACAGTACAAAAGCCTTCAACATCCCTCAACTAGTGCACTTCATCTTGTCTCGCCTTGAACCACACTACCAGAGAAGGCTTATTGCTGTTGCAAACCAAAGACCCATGACCTCTCCTCGAATGAGGCCTACAAGCTGCCAAAAGGAAGATATCTCGAAG ACTGGAGAAATGACATATGAAGTGAGAAGTAGTGATGGCTCCAGTACCTACCTTGTGGATATGAGTCTTGGTGTGTGCTCCTGCAATGCTGGCCTAACTGGAGATGCATGCAAACACCAAGCTGCCATTCACTTCCATCTCAAGGTTGCAAGCGATAACTTCCTACCCAGTACACCGGAGGAGCGAGCCACCATGCTGAACATAGCAACTGGAA TCAATGCTACTGCCTTCCCAGCTGATTGGTTTGCACCACTCCAAGGCCAACAGGACAGTCCAGATGATGGTACAGCCTCTGATGTGAACATTGGAGAAAGACAAGAGATAGACCCCTTCCTTGAGGAAACCACTGATCAGCCCACGGAATGCTGGAATGAACCGCTGGAAGAACCAATCTCCACACAtg ATGCTGACACGTCGCAAGAATGTGCAAATCTGGCCTTGATGTTTGATACGCTAAAGAGCAAGCTGCAACATGACCCGGAAACCTTCAAAGAGCCAGTGAATGCAATGTTTCGTACATTCCAAAAGATGACAGACAGCAACATCATATCAGCTATGTTCATGTTTGGAAAATATGGTGCAACTAACTTGGCTCCGCGCAAGTTCATTGGTGCACCACTTAAGTCACACGGCCCAAGTATTGGTGTACAACCAACTGCAGTAGCGCGGCGAAAGGCTGCAATGGGGGGGAGGAGACATCGGACATCTGGCCGCCCTTCTAAACGTGCAGCTGTGGCAGAGCATGACTACTCAAGGACAAGGACGGAGCGTGTTCTTGGAGTTCATGCAACCAAGAGATCCCGAGTTGCTGCTCCTCACTCTTTGAGTCATGCTACAAGCGTGAATATGGCTTTAGGAGAAACTCAAAGTGCCCAATAA